Below is a genomic region from Caulobacter rhizosphaerae.
CTTTTCCCGGGCCGCCAGGGCCAGGGTGTCCTTCAGGCGGGCCATGGCGCGCGGATAGGCCTTCAGGCTCTCCACGATGCCCAGGATGGACAGTTGGGCGATGTCGAACGGGCTATGGATCCCCTCGGCCGCCATCTTGGCCCCGCCGACGCCGACGAAGCGGACCTTGCCGGCGCCGAGACGCTCGCGCAGCACGCGGGCCAGCTTGGCGCCCAGGGCGTCGCCCGAAGCCTCGGCCGCCACCAGCATCACGGTCAGCGGCCGCCCCTCTGAGCCCGTCGGGCTCATCTGTCGGCCCGTGGTTCGACCCCGTACACGAACAGGCCTAGGTCGTCGGCGCAGGCGATCACCTGGTCGCGGTCGACGATCAGCAGGCGGCCAGCCTCGCCGACCACGCCGGCCAGGCCCGCGCGCGCGGCGCGCTGCACGGTGGCGACGCCGATGGTCGGCAGGTCGACCTTGGTCTCCTGGATCGGCTTGGGCGCCTTGGCCAGCACCCCGCGCGGCGCCTCGGCGTTGCCGCGGATGGCGTGCGGCAGGTCGGCGACCCGGCGGAGCATGGCGTCCGTGCCCTCCTGGGCCTCGACCGCCAGCACCAGGCCGTCGCAGACCACAGCGCCCTGCCCGACGTCCAGCGCGCCGATGGCCCGGGCCACGTCCAGCGCCCGGTCCATGTCGGCGACGTGGGTTTCCTTGGGCGCATGCTTGCCCAGAGCCCCGCGCGGCAGGGTCATCTCGCCCCGCACCTCGTGGGCGCCCTCGATCGCGAAGCCTTCCTTCTCGAACTCGGCCAGTAGCCGGCGCAGCAGGGCGTCGTCGCCCTTGCGGGCGGCGTTGACCAGGCCCGGGATCACGGCCAGGCCGCGCAGATCCGGCTTGATCGTCGAGAAGTCGGGGCGATCGACGACCCCGGCGAAGCACACGGCTTCGCAGCCTTCCTCCCGCAGCGCCTTGAACACCTTGCCGAACTCGCCCAGTCCCACTTCGACGCCGGGATAGCGGGCCAGCACCGGCTGGGCGAACGACTTCAGGCGCATCACGGCGAACGGCCGCCCCGCGGCCTCGCAATGCTGCGCCAGTTCCACGGGCAAGGAACCGCCCCCGGCGATCAGACCCAGCTTACGCATGGCCGCTCCTAGACTTCGCGCTCGGGAAGGCACAGGGGCCGGTTGGCCTCCGACCGGATGAAATCGACGATCTCCATCACCTCGGGCGTGTCGGCATGGGCTTCGGCCACGTCGTCCAGGCGCTCCTGGAAGGTGCCTTCGTCGGCGAACAGCAGGCGGTAGGCGGCGCGCAGGGCGTTGATCGCCTCGCGCGTGAAGCCCCGCCGCTTGAGGCCGACCAGGTTCAGGCCTTCCAGGTGAGCGTGGTTGCCCCACACCGAGCCGTAGGGAATGATGTCCTTGGTCACCACCCCGCCGCCGCCGACGAACGAGTAGCGGCCGATGCGGGTGAACTGGTGGACGGCGCACAGCCCGCCCATGAACACGAAGTCGCCGATCACCACGTGGCCGCCCAGGGTGGCGTTGTTGGCGAAGGTCACGCGATCGCCGACGATGCAGTCATGGGCCACATGGGCGCCGACCATGTAGAGGCTGTCGGAACCGATCTTGGTCACCCCGCCGCCGCCAACCGTGCCGGTGTGCATGGTGACATGCTCGCGGATGATGTTGCGCTCGCCGATCACCAGGCGAGTTTCCTCGCCCTTGTGGGCCAGATGCTGCGGCGCGCCGCCCAGCACCGCGAACGGATGGACGGTGGTCCCCGCCCCGATCTGCGTCGCGCCCTCGATCACCACGTGCGAGACCAGCCGCACGCCGTCGCCTAGCTGGACCTGGGGTCCCACGGTGCAGAACGCGCCGACCTCGACGTCCTGGCCCAGTTGCGCCCCCGGCGAGACGATGGCGGTGGGATGGATCTGGGTCATGCCTTGGGCGTCTCCACCACCATCGCCGCGAACTCCGCCTCGGCCGCGACCTTGTCGCCGACCTTGGCCACGCCCTTGAACTTGAA
It encodes:
- the lpxI gene encoding UDP-2,3-diacylglucosamine diphosphatase; translation: MRKLGLIAGGGSLPVELAQHCEAAGRPFAVMRLKSFAQPVLARYPGVEVGLGEFGKVFKALREEGCEAVCFAGVVDRPDFSTIKPDLRGLAVIPGLVNAARKGDDALLRRLLAEFEKEGFAIEGAHEVRGEMTLPRGALGKHAPKETHVADMDRALDVARAIGALDVGQGAVVCDGLVLAVEAQEGTDAMLRRVADLPHAIRGNAEAPRGVLAKAPKPIQETKVDLPTIGVATVQRAARAGLAGVVGEAGRLLIVDRDQVIACADDLGLFVYGVEPRADR
- the lpxA gene encoding acyl-ACP--UDP-N-acetylglucosamine O-acyltransferase — its product is MTQIHPTAIVSPGAQLGQDVEVGAFCTVGPQVQLGDGVRLVSHVVIEGATQIGAGTTVHPFAVLGGAPQHLAHKGEETRLVIGERNIIREHVTMHTGTVGGGGVTKIGSDSLYMVGAHVAHDCIVGDRVTFANNATLGGHVVIGDFVFMGGLCAVHQFTRIGRYSFVGGGGVVTKDIIPYGSVWGNHAHLEGLNLVGLKRRGFTREAINALRAAYRLLFADEGTFQERLDDVAEAHADTPEVMEIVDFIRSEANRPLCLPEREV